One Pseudomonas sp. AN-1 genomic region harbors:
- the waaA gene encoding lipid IV(A) 3-deoxy-D-manno-octulosonic acid transferase: MNRALYSLLLHLALPLIALRLYLRGRKAPAYRQRIAERFSLRLPAMRPGGIWVHAVSVGESIAAAPMIRALRERHPDLPITVTCMTPTGSERIRALFGDSVQHCYLPYDLPWAAARFLDRVRPKLAVIMETELWPNHIHQCARRGIPAVLANARLSERSARGYARFAGLTRPMLAEMSWIAVQTAAEAERFHRLGARPECVAVTGSIKFDLRIDPELKARAQALRASWGADKRPVWIAASTHAGEDEIVLAAHRRLLAERPDSLLILVPRHPERFDAVHALCLHEGLRSVRRSSGLPVGAAEQVLLGDTMGELLFLYALADVAFVGGSLVPNGGHNLLEPAALGLPVLSGPHLFNFLEISAQLREAGACLEVGDGEALARELRALLGEPGRRQAMGRAGLAVLQRNQGALARLLDGLGRLLQLR; this comes from the coding sequence ATGAACCGCGCCCTCTACTCGCTCCTGCTGCACCTCGCCCTGCCACTGATCGCCCTGCGCCTGTACCTGCGTGGGCGCAAGGCGCCCGCCTACCGCCAGCGTATCGCCGAGCGCTTCTCGCTGCGTCTGCCGGCGATGCGGCCCGGCGGCATCTGGGTGCATGCCGTTTCGGTGGGCGAGAGCATCGCCGCGGCGCCGATGATCCGTGCCCTGCGCGAACGGCATCCCGACCTGCCGATCACCGTCACCTGCATGACCCCCACCGGCTCCGAGCGCATCCGCGCGCTGTTCGGCGACAGCGTGCAGCACTGCTACCTGCCCTACGACCTGCCCTGGGCCGCGGCGCGCTTCCTCGATCGCGTGCGACCGAAGCTGGCGGTGATCATGGAAACCGAACTGTGGCCCAACCACATCCACCAGTGCGCGCGGCGCGGCATCCCCGCCGTGCTGGCCAATGCGCGCCTGTCGGAGAGGTCCGCGCGCGGCTACGCGCGCTTTGCCGGCCTGACCCGGCCGATGCTCGCCGAGATGAGCTGGATAGCCGTGCAGACCGCGGCCGAAGCCGAGCGCTTTCACCGGCTCGGCGCCCGTCCCGAGTGCGTCGCCGTCACCGGGTCGATCAAGTTCGACCTGCGCATCGATCCCGAACTGAAGGCGCGTGCCCAGGCCCTGCGCGCCAGCTGGGGCGCCGACAAGCGCCCGGTATGGATCGCCGCCAGCACCCATGCCGGCGAGGACGAGATCGTCCTCGCCGCCCATCGCCGGCTGCTGGCCGAGCGCCCGGACAGCCTGCTGATCCTGGTGCCGCGTCATCCGGAGCGTTTCGACGCCGTGCATGCCCTCTGCCTGCACGAGGGCTTGCGCAGCGTGCGCCGCTCCTCCGGCCTGCCGGTCGGGGCGGCGGAGCAGGTGCTGCTCGGCGATACCATGGGCGAGCTGCTGTTCCTCTATGCGCTGGCCGACGTGGCTTTCGTCGGCGGCAGCCTGGTGCCCAACGGCGGGCACAACCTGCTGGAGCCGGCGGCGCTGGGCCTGCCGGTGCTGAGCGGCCCCCATCTGTTCAACTTCCTCGAGATATCCGCCCAGCTGCGCGAGGCCGGCGCTTGCCTCGAGGTGGGCGACGGCGAGGCCCTGGCCCGCGAGCTGCGCGCACTGCTCGGCGAGCCGGGCCGCCGCCAGGCCATGGGGCGCGCGGGGCTGGCCGTGTTGCAGCGCAACCAGGGCGCGCTGGCCCGCTTGCTCGACGGGCTCGGGCGGCTTCTGCAGCTTCGCTGA
- the thiC gene encoding phosphomethylpyrimidine synthase ThiC: MSATEYKNLSESAQVDQQSVQPLPNSRKVYVQGSRPDIRVPMREISLADTPTDFGGEKNAPVLVYDTSGPYTDPNVTIDVRKGLADVRSAWIEERGDTEKLPGLSSEFGQRRLNDAELTKMRFAHVRNPRRAKAGANVTQMHYARKGIITPEMEYVAIRENMKLQEAREAGLLAAQHPGHSFGAAIPKEITAEFVREEIARGRAIIPANINHVELEPMIIGRNFLVKINGNIGNSALGSSIEEEVAKLTWGIRWGSDTVMDLSTGKHIHETREWIIRNSPVPIGTVPIYQALEKVGGIAEDLTWELFRDTLIEQAEQGVDYFTIHAGVLLRYVPLTAKRVTGIVSRGGSIMAKWCLAHHQENFLYTHFDEICEIMKAYDVSFSLGDGLRPGSIADANDAAQFGELETLGELTKIAWQHDVQTMIEGPGHVPMHMIKENMDKQLECCDEAPFYTLGPLTTDIAPGYDHITSGIGAAMIGWFGCAMLCYVTPKEHLGLPNKDDVKTGIITYKIAAHAADLAKGHPGAQIRDNALSKARFEFRWEDQFNLGLDPDTARSYHDETLPKESAKVAHFCSMCGPKFCSMKITQEVRDYAANLERIDAVDVDLEREMQAKAEEFKAQGSQLYHKV; this comes from the coding sequence ATGAGCGCCACCGAATACAAGAACCTGAGCGAATCCGCCCAGGTCGACCAGCAGTCCGTCCAGCCGTTGCCCAATTCCCGCAAGGTCTACGTCCAGGGTTCGCGCCCGGATATCCGCGTGCCGATGCGCGAGATCTCGCTGGCCGATACCCCCACGGACTTCGGCGGCGAGAAGAACGCGCCGGTGCTGGTCTATGACACCTCCGGTCCGTACACCGATCCGAACGTGACCATCGACGTGCGCAAGGGGCTGGCCGATGTGCGCAGTGCCTGGATCGAGGAGCGCGGCGATACCGAGAAGCTGCCGGGGCTGTCCTCCGAGTTCGGCCAGCGCCGCCTGAACGACGCCGAGCTGACCAAGATGCGCTTCGCCCACGTGCGCAACCCGCGTCGCGCCAAGGCCGGCGCCAACGTCACCCAGATGCACTATGCGCGCAAGGGCATCATCACCCCCGAGATGGAATACGTCGCCATCCGCGAGAACATGAAGCTGCAGGAGGCCCGCGAGGCCGGCCTGCTGGCTGCCCAGCATCCGGGCCACAGCTTCGGCGCCGCCATTCCCAAGGAAATCACTGCCGAGTTCGTCCGCGAGGAGATCGCCCGCGGCCGCGCGATCATCCCGGCCAACATCAACCACGTGGAGCTGGAGCCGATGATCATCGGCCGCAACTTCCTGGTGAAGATCAACGGCAACATCGGCAACTCGGCGCTGGGTTCCTCGATCGAGGAAGAAGTGGCCAAGCTGACCTGGGGCATCCGCTGGGGCTCCGACACCGTGATGGACCTGTCCACCGGCAAGCACATCCACGAGACCCGCGAGTGGATCATCCGCAACTCGCCGGTGCCGATCGGCACCGTGCCGATCTACCAGGCCCTGGAGAAGGTCGGCGGCATCGCCGAGGACCTGACCTGGGAGCTGTTCCGCGACACCCTGATCGAGCAGGCCGAGCAGGGCGTGGACTACTTCACCATCCATGCCGGCGTGCTGCTGCGCTACGTGCCGCTGACCGCCAAGCGGGTCACCGGTATCGTCTCGCGCGGCGGCTCGATCATGGCCAAGTGGTGCCTGGCGCATCACCAGGAAAACTTCCTGTACACGCATTTCGACGAGATCTGCGAGATCATGAAGGCCTACGACGTCAGCTTCTCGCTGGGCGACGGCCTGCGTCCGGGCTCGATCGCCGACGCCAACGACGCCGCGCAGTTCGGCGAGCTGGAAACCCTCGGGGAACTGACCAAGATCGCCTGGCAGCACGACGTGCAGACCATGATCGAAGGCCCGGGTCACGTGCCGATGCACATGATCAAGGAGAACATGGACAAGCAGCTCGAATGCTGCGACGAGGCGCCGTTCTACACCCTCGGCCCGCTGACCACCGACATCGCGCCGGGCTACGACCACATCACCTCCGGCATCGGCGCGGCGATGATCGGCTGGTTCGGCTGCGCCATGCTCTGCTACGTGACCCCGAAGGAGCACCTCGGCCTGCCCAACAAGGACGACGTGAAAACCGGCATCATCACCTACAAGATCGCCGCTCACGCCGCCGATCTGGCCAAGGGCCATCCGGGTGCGCAGATCCGCGACAACGCATTGAGCAAGGCGCGCTTCGAGTTCCGCTGGGAAGACCAGTTCAACCTCGGCCTCGACCCGGACACCGCGCGCAGCTACCACGACGAGACCCTGCCCAAGGAGTCGGCCAAGGTGGCGCACTTCTGCTCCATGTGCGGGCCGAAGTTCTGCTCGATGAAGATCACCCAGGAAGTGCGCGACTACGCCGCCAACCTGGAGCGCATCGACGCGGTGGACGTCGACCTCGAGCGCGAGATGCAGGCCAAGGCCGAGGAGTTCAAGGCCCAGGGCTCGCAGCTGTACCACAAGGTGTGA
- a CDS encoding RsiV family protein translates to MRLYSLFALACLPLLGACQFLGGQSAPPAPQRIVWEQRPEVCPRERCSLVNVDTLKFADEPQLSALIEQALLAMTREDADSALPASLRARGDELLRRQPEGWETWLQAKLADQHGDLLVVELSSYLYRGGAHGMPGRGFINYSRSQQRALQLADLLLPGQEAAFWQAAGEAHQRWLAAQQIDDPQEFRRIWPFQPTANIALLRDKVLLKYDVYALAPYSMGHPNLEIPYSRLRQILRPEYLPESMHGAAR, encoded by the coding sequence ATGCGTCTTTACAGCCTTTTCGCCCTGGCCTGCCTGCCGCTGCTCGGCGCCTGCCAGTTTCTCGGCGGCCAGAGCGCGCCGCCGGCGCCACAGCGCATCGTCTGGGAACAGCGCCCGGAGGTCTGCCCGCGCGAGCGCTGCAGCCTGGTCAACGTCGACACCCTGAAGTTCGCCGACGAGCCGCAGCTCAGCGCCCTGATCGAGCAGGCCCTGCTGGCGATGACCCGGGAGGACGCCGACAGCGCGCTGCCCGCCTCGCTGCGCGCGCGCGGCGACGAGCTGCTGCGCCGCCAGCCCGAGGGCTGGGAAACCTGGCTGCAGGCCAAGCTGGCAGACCAGCACGGCGACCTGCTGGTGGTCGAGCTGTCCAGCTACCTGTACCGCGGCGGTGCCCACGGCATGCCGGGGCGCGGCTTCATCAACTACTCGCGCAGCCAGCAGCGCGCCCTGCAACTGGCCGACCTGCTGCTGCCCGGCCAGGAGGCCGCCTTCTGGCAGGCCGCCGGCGAGGCGCACCAGCGCTGGCTCGCGGCGCAGCAGATCGACGACCCGCAGGAGTTCCGGCGCATCTGGCCGTTCCAGCCTACCGCCAACATCGCTCTGCTCAGGGACAAGGTGCTGCTCAAGTACGACGTCTACGCCCTGGCGCCCTACAGCATGGGCCATCCGAACCTGGAGATCCCCTACAGCCGGCTGCGGCAGATCCTCCGTCCAGAATACCTGCCGGAGAGCATGCACGGCGCTGCACGCTGA